The following are from one region of the Erwinia billingiae Eb661 genome:
- a CDS encoding alpha/beta hydrolase, whose protein sequence is MLQRTKIWFKRVAILVVIVSIVLLGLRVALTERGPDLQLWHTWVPQELSDSQMDNSDWAGYLKNEQNLFDGIKINVSDRLQDDNPETYNRYAERSPVNPEHFSTDWNRSYIMMPTGTPRGAVVLLHGLTDSPYSLRHIAQDYQQHGYIALGIRLPGHGTVPAALTSVVWQDWMAATRLAVREAKKRIPPGAPLHIVGFSNGGALAMKYALDALDDPTLPAPDRLILISPMIGVSSYARYAGLAGIPSIFPAFARSAWLSILPEFNPFKYNSFPVKAARQSWLLTSALQSQLHHEQASQRLAKLPPVLTFQSVADATVSTPAVVRALYNLLPANGSELVLFDINQSVPLSPLMRSSARHAAEHLLPPAPRAYTATLVTNASAGSDTEVAKTTPAGSTATLVTPLGLRYPADVYSLSHVALPFPLTDSLYGRTPTPPNAFGVSFGSMTPRGERSVLIVSLDSLMRQSSNPFYPWMLEQVNATIK, encoded by the coding sequence ATGCTTCAACGGACTAAAATCTGGTTTAAACGCGTGGCGATACTGGTGGTCATTGTATCGATCGTGCTGCTGGGGCTGCGCGTGGCGCTAACGGAACGCGGGCCAGATTTGCAGCTGTGGCACACCTGGGTACCGCAGGAGCTGAGCGACAGTCAGATGGATAACAGCGACTGGGCGGGCTATCTGAAGAATGAGCAGAACCTGTTCGACGGCATCAAAATTAACGTCAGCGACAGGCTGCAGGACGACAATCCGGAAACCTATAACCGCTATGCGGAGCGCAGCCCGGTCAATCCGGAACACTTTTCCACCGACTGGAACCGCTCCTACATCATGATGCCGACCGGCACGCCGCGTGGCGCAGTGGTGTTGCTGCATGGCCTGACCGACTCACCCTACAGCCTGCGCCATATCGCTCAGGACTATCAGCAGCATGGCTATATCGCGTTGGGGATCCGCTTACCCGGCCACGGCACGGTGCCGGCGGCGCTGACCAGCGTGGTGTGGCAGGACTGGATGGCGGCAACCCGGCTGGCCGTGCGGGAAGCGAAAAAACGCATTCCACCCGGTGCACCGCTGCATATCGTCGGCTTCTCCAACGGCGGCGCGCTGGCAATGAAATATGCGCTGGATGCGCTGGACGATCCGACCCTGCCGGCACCCGACCGGCTGATCCTGATCTCGCCGATGATTGGCGTCAGCAGCTACGCCCGTTATGCCGGGCTGGCGGGGATCCCGTCGATCTTCCCGGCCTTTGCCCGATCGGCGTGGCTGAGCATCCTGCCGGAGTTTAACCCGTTCAAATACAACTCATTCCCGGTAAAAGCGGCGCGCCAGTCCTGGCTGCTTACCAGCGCCCTGCAGAGCCAGCTGCATCATGAACAGGCCAGCCAGCGGTTGGCTAAACTGCCGCCGGTGCTGACCTTCCAGTCGGTGGCGGATGCCACGGTCAGCACGCCTGCGGTGGTCAGAGCCTTATACAATCTGCTGCCGGCCAACGGCAGCGAGCTGGTGCTGTTTGATATCAATCAGTCGGTGCCGCTCTCCCCGCTGATGCGCAGCAGCGCCCGCCATGCGGCAGAACATCTGTTACCTCCCGCGCCACGGGCCTACACCGCGACCCTGGTCACCAACGCTTCTGCCGGAAGCGATACGGAAGTGGCAAAAACCACCCCAGCCGGCAGCACCGCGACCCTGGTCACGCCGCTGGGATTGCGTTACCCGGCAGACGTCTATTCGCTGTCCCATGTGGCGCTGCCCTTCCCGTTAACCGATTCCCTGTACGGGCGCACACCGACGCCGCCCAATGCGTTCGGCGTCAGTTTCGGCTCGATGACGCCGCGCGGGGAGCGCTCGGTGTTAATCGTCAGCCTGGATTCGCTGATGCGCCAGTCGTCGAATCCGTTTTATCCGTGGATGCTTGAGCAGGTTAACGCGACGATAAAATAA
- a CDS encoding MFS transporter produces MQASIAPTLDAENDTTPVNSRGKVMVASLVGTAIEFFDFYIYATAAVIVFPHIFFPQGDATVATLQSLATFAIAFVARPIGSAVFGHFGDRVGRKATLVASLLTMGISTVVIGLLPGYETIGVFAPLLLALARFGQGLGLGGEWGGAALLATENAPAKKRALYGSFPQLGAPIGFFFANGTFLLLSWLLTDDQFMQWGWRVPFVLSAVLVLVGLYVRLSLHESPVFAKVKKEKKQVKIPIGTLLSKHLKATIIGTFIMLATYTLFYIMTVYSMTYGTTPAPGGLGFPRNTMLWMLMLAVIGFGVMVPIAGLLADRFGRRKTMIVITLMIIAFSLIFPSMLGSGNQLMVMAFLLCGLSIMGLTFGPMGALLPELFPTEVRYTGASFSYNLSSILGASVAPYIATWLAHTYGLFYVGIYLASMACLTLIALLASKETRHESLYD; encoded by the coding sequence ATGCAAGCCTCCATCGCCCCAACGCTCGACGCCGAAAACGACACCACGCCCGTAAATTCCCGCGGTAAAGTGATGGTCGCTTCGCTGGTCGGCACCGCTATCGAATTTTTCGATTTCTATATTTATGCTACCGCTGCGGTCATCGTTTTCCCGCATATCTTCTTCCCACAGGGTGATGCCACGGTCGCCACGCTACAGTCGCTGGCTACCTTCGCCATCGCCTTTGTCGCGCGCCCGATTGGCTCGGCGGTGTTTGGCCACTTCGGTGACCGCGTGGGCCGTAAAGCCACGCTGGTCGCATCGCTGCTGACCATGGGGATTTCAACCGTGGTGATCGGCCTGCTGCCGGGCTATGAAACCATCGGCGTCTTTGCGCCACTGCTGCTGGCGCTGGCGCGCTTCGGTCAGGGTCTGGGACTCGGTGGGGAATGGGGTGGCGCGGCGCTGCTGGCAACGGAAAATGCCCCGGCGAAGAAGCGTGCCCTGTACGGCTCCTTCCCGCAGCTCGGCGCGCCGATTGGCTTCTTCTTTGCCAACGGCACCTTCCTGCTGCTCTCCTGGCTGCTGACCGACGATCAGTTTATGCAGTGGGGCTGGCGCGTGCCGTTTGTGCTCTCTGCGGTGCTGGTGCTGGTTGGGCTGTACGTGCGCCTGTCGCTGCACGAATCGCCGGTCTTTGCCAAGGTGAAGAAAGAGAAGAAGCAGGTCAAAATCCCGATTGGCACGCTGCTGTCTAAGCACCTGAAGGCGACGATTATCGGCACCTTTATCATGCTGGCGACCTACACGCTGTTCTATATCATGACCGTGTATTCAATGACCTACGGCACCACGCCGGCACCGGGCGGTCTTGGCTTCCCACGCAATACCATGCTGTGGATGCTGATGCTGGCGGTCATTGGTTTTGGTGTGATGGTGCCGATTGCCGGCCTGCTGGCAGACCGCTTCGGTCGCCGCAAAACCATGATCGTCATTACCCTGATGATTATCGCCTTCTCGCTGATTTTCCCGAGCATGTTAGGGTCAGGGAATCAGCTAATGGTGATGGCCTTCCTGCTGTGCGGCCTGAGCATCATGGGGCTGACCTTCGGCCCGATGGGTGCCCTGCTGCCGGAGCTGTTCCCGACGGAAGTGCGTTATACCGGTGCCTCGTTCTCCTATAACCTGTCGTCGATCCTTGGGGCGTCTGTCGCACCCTATATCGCCACCTGGTTAGCGCACACCTACGGTCTGTTCTACGTCGGCATCTATCTGGCCTCGATGGCCTGCCTGACGCTGATTGCGCTGTTGGCCAGCAAAGAAACCCGCCACGAATCGCTGTACGACTAA
- a CDS encoding AsmA family protein, whose amino-acid sequence MSRTGKIISWIVGIFLLLVIVVVIIIATFDWNRLKPTINQKVSTELNRPFAIRGDLGVAWERNRDEPGWRSWVPWPHVHADDILLGNPPEIPDVTMVHLQRVDATLAPLALLGKEVYIPWIKLTQPDARLIQTADKKNNWTFNLAGSDNPDPNQPPSAWTFRLDNIMFDRGQIAYRDAINKADVQVTVDPLGKPVPYVQVAGSKDDKSQKGASDYVFGWKASGTYNNEKLTGDGKIGGMLSLRSKTNPFPLQADVRNGTTRVQVAGTLQDPLNLGGLDIRLRFAGDTLANLYGLTGILLPDTPPYETDGHLIARFQQKGGPVFRYENFNGHIGDSDIHGSMTYTQGKPRPKLEGSLESKQLRMADLGPLIGVNSGKGSEKTEQAKAKRGDATTQPADRVLPHDKFDTKSWGAMDADVKFSGKKIEHSNSLPLSDLYTHLVLKNGDILLDPLRFGMAGGNLNSTIHLEGDRTPMRARADLHARNLKLKQLFPNVSAMQSSMGQMNGDATLSGNGNSVADILATSNGELKMLMNDGVISRSLMEIVGLNVGNYVVGKLFGDDEVRINCAAADLNVTNGLASTRLFVFDTENAVINISGTTNFANERMDLSIDPESKGIRIITLRSPLYVKGTFKNPDAGVKAGPLIARGAAAVALGAVVAPAAALLALISPSDNEQNQCTNVLQQMKSKK is encoded by the coding sequence ATGTCGCGTACGGGAAAAATAATTAGCTGGATTGTCGGGATTTTTTTGTTGCTGGTGATCGTGGTGGTGATCATCATTGCGACCTTTGACTGGAACCGACTCAAACCGACCATCAATCAAAAAGTGTCGACTGAATTGAATCGTCCGTTCGCCATTCGCGGTGACCTGGGCGTGGCGTGGGAACGCAACCGGGATGAACCTGGCTGGCGCAGTTGGGTGCCATGGCCGCACGTTCATGCCGACGATATTCTGCTGGGCAATCCGCCCGAAATTCCTGATGTCACCATGGTGCATCTGCAACGCGTGGATGCCACGCTGGCCCCGCTGGCGCTGTTGGGCAAAGAAGTTTATATCCCGTGGATTAAGCTGACGCAGCCGGATGCCAGGCTGATCCAGACCGCGGATAAAAAGAATAACTGGACCTTCAATCTGGCCGGCAGTGACAACCCGGATCCGAATCAGCCGCCTTCTGCGTGGACCTTCCGCCTCGACAACATCATGTTTGACCGCGGACAGATCGCCTACCGGGATGCCATCAACAAAGCCGATGTGCAGGTCACCGTTGATCCGCTCGGCAAGCCGGTGCCTTACGTTCAGGTGGCGGGCAGCAAGGATGATAAGAGCCAGAAGGGCGCGTCTGATTACGTGTTTGGCTGGAAGGCTTCCGGTACTTACAACAACGAGAAGCTGACCGGCGACGGCAAAATCGGCGGCATGCTGTCGCTGCGCAGTAAAACCAATCCTTTCCCACTGCAGGCCGACGTGCGCAACGGCACCACGCGCGTGCAGGTGGCCGGTACGCTGCAGGATCCGCTTAACCTTGGCGGGCTGGATATCCGGCTGCGCTTCGCCGGTGACACGCTGGCCAATCTCTACGGCCTGACCGGCATTCTGCTGCCGGATACGCCGCCATATGAAACCGATGGACATCTGATCGCCCGCTTCCAGCAGAAGGGTGGCCCGGTATTCCGCTATGAAAATTTCAACGGCCATATTGGCGACAGCGATATTCACGGTTCCATGACTTACACCCAGGGCAAACCGCGTCCAAAACTGGAAGGTTCGCTGGAATCGAAACAGCTGAGAATGGCCGATTTAGGGCCACTGATTGGCGTGAATTCGGGTAAAGGCAGCGAGAAAACCGAGCAGGCGAAAGCCAAACGGGGCGATGCCACCACGCAGCCGGCAGATCGCGTGTTGCCACACGATAAGTTCGATACCAAAAGCTGGGGCGCGATGGACGCTGACGTGAAGTTCAGCGGCAAGAAAATTGAGCACAGTAATTCGCTGCCGCTCAGCGATCTGTACACCCATCTGGTGCTGAAAAACGGCGATATCCTGTTGGATCCGCTGCGCTTCGGCATGGCCGGCGGCAATCTCAACTCCACCATTCATCTGGAAGGCGATCGTACGCCGATGCGCGCGCGGGCCGATCTGCATGCCCGTAACCTGAAGCTGAAGCAGCTGTTCCCGAATGTCTCCGCCATGCAAAGCAGCATGGGGCAGATGAACGGCGACGCCACGCTGAGCGGAAACGGTAACTCGGTGGCCGATATTCTGGCGACCAGCAACGGCGAGCTGAAGATGCTGATGAATGACGGGGTGATCAGCCGCAGCCTGATGGAGATTGTCGGTCTCAACGTCGGTAACTACGTGGTCGGCAAGCTGTTTGGCGATGATGAAGTGCGGATCAACTGTGCCGCAGCCGACCTCAACGTCACCAACGGCTTAGCCTCAACCCGGCTGTTCGTCTTTGATACCGAGAACGCGGTGATTAACATCTCCGGCACCACCAACTTTGCCAATGAGCGGATGGATTTGTCGATCGATCCTGAGAGCAAGGGTATCCGTATCATCACCCTACGCTCGCCGCTGTATGTGAAGGGCACCTTCAAGAATCCGGATGCGGGCGTGAAAGCCGGTCCGCTGATTGCGCGGGGTGCGGCAGCGGTGGCTCTCGGTGCGGTCGTGGCGCCCGCCGCCGCGCTGCTGGCACTGATTTCACCCAGCGACAACGAGCAGAATCAGTGTACCAACGTGCTGCAACAGATGAAGAGCAAGAAATAA
- the pdeH gene encoding cyclic-guanylate-specific phosphodiesterase: protein MVLNDLSHRLPLSNVVTKQQDERLYWQECQRIYTFQPIYRVTGSLMAIELLTAVFHPAEPGKRVSPESYFAALEIPQRLHIVTEQLELLAEWETLFTSSGTVASVNIDGPTLLELQHHAAIRQLVARCPWVRFELVEHHMLPQEEIVAQMPELGPLWLDDFGCGMANFSALTELKYDYIKMARELFIMLRKSEEGRNLFNMLLALINRYCKGVIVEGVETLDEWMQVKNSPAYAAQGYFFARPMPFDQLGSLPHQLI from the coding sequence ATGGTGCTGAACGACCTCAGTCACCGGCTTCCTCTCTCAAATGTTGTGACAAAGCAACAGGATGAGCGTCTGTACTGGCAGGAGTGCCAGCGCATCTATACGTTTCAGCCTATCTACCGGGTGACCGGCAGTCTGATGGCAATTGAGTTGCTCACGGCGGTATTCCATCCCGCCGAACCGGGCAAGAGGGTATCACCGGAGTCCTATTTTGCAGCGCTTGAGATCCCACAGCGCCTGCACATTGTTACCGAGCAGCTTGAATTGCTGGCGGAATGGGAAACGCTGTTCACCTCCAGTGGCACCGTTGCCTCGGTCAATATTGATGGCCCAACCCTGTTGGAACTGCAGCATCATGCTGCCATCCGTCAGCTGGTTGCGCGCTGCCCGTGGGTGCGCTTTGAGCTGGTGGAACACCATATGCTGCCGCAGGAAGAGATTGTCGCGCAGATGCCGGAACTCGGCCCGCTGTGGCTGGATGATTTCGGCTGCGGCATGGCCAACTTTTCCGCGCTGACCGAGCTGAAGTATGACTACATCAAAATGGCCCGCGAGCTGTTTATCATGCTGAGAAAGTCAGAAGAGGGCCGCAATCTCTTTAACATGCTGCTGGCCCTGATTAATCGCTACTGCAAAGGGGTGATTGTCGAAGGCGTTGAAACCCTTGATGAATGGATGCAGGTGAAAAATTCACCGGCTTATGCTGCTCAGGGCTACTTTTTTGCCCGTCCGATGCCTTTTGACCAGCTGGGATCGCTGCCGCACCAGCTGATCTGA
- the kdgK gene encoding 2-dehydro-3-deoxygluconokinase: protein MTQKKIAVIGECMIELSQKATDLSRGFGGDTLNTAVYIARQVDPQQLSVDYVTALGTDSFSGEMLAAWQQEQVQTGLIQQMDNKLPGLYVIETDAQGERTFYYWRNDAAARFWLDGERAEDICQQLARFDYLYLSGISLAILSPQSREKLMALLTACRRNGGKIIFDNNYRPRLWPSAEVTQAAYQVMLACTDIAFLTLDDETLLWGEAPVDEVIARTRAAGVSEIVIKRGAESCLVSLADRPLLEVPAVKLPASSVVDTTAAGDSFSAGYLAVRLSGGSAEEAAKRGHLTASTVIQHRGAIIPRSAMPA from the coding sequence ATGACGCAGAAAAAAATTGCCGTTATCGGCGAGTGCATGATTGAGCTTTCACAGAAAGCCACCGACCTGAGCCGCGGTTTTGGCGGCGATACGCTGAACACCGCGGTGTATATCGCCCGTCAGGTTGACCCACAGCAGCTCAGCGTGGATTACGTGACCGCGCTGGGCACCGACAGCTTCAGCGGTGAGATGCTCGCCGCCTGGCAGCAGGAGCAGGTGCAGACCGGCCTCATCCAGCAGATGGATAACAAGTTGCCGGGCCTGTACGTGATTGAAACCGATGCGCAGGGCGAGCGAACCTTTTACTACTGGCGCAACGATGCCGCCGCGCGCTTCTGGCTGGACGGCGAGCGCGCAGAGGACATCTGCCAGCAGCTGGCCCGGTTCGATTACCTTTACCTGAGCGGCATCAGCCTGGCGATCCTCAGCCCGCAGAGCCGGGAAAAGCTGATGGCGTTGCTGACCGCCTGTCGCCGCAACGGTGGGAAAATCATCTTTGATAACAACTATCGACCACGCCTGTGGCCGTCGGCAGAGGTCACCCAGGCGGCTTATCAGGTGATGCTGGCCTGTACCGACATCGCCTTCCTGACGCTGGACGATGAAACCCTGCTGTGGGGCGAAGCGCCGGTTGACGAGGTGATTGCCCGCACCCGTGCCGCCGGCGTCAGCGAGATTGTGATCAAGCGCGGTGCCGAATCCTGCCTGGTGTCGCTGGCCGATCGGCCACTGCTGGAGGTGCCGGCAGTGAAGCTGCCGGCCAGCAGCGTGGTCGATACCACGGCGGCAGGAGACTCCTTCAGCGCCGGCTATCTGGCGGTACGCCTAAGCGGTGGCAGTGCGGAAGAGGCGGCGAAACGCGGCCATCTGACCGCCAGCACGGTGATCCAACATCGCGGGGCGATCATTCCCCGTTCGGCAATGCCGGCTTAA
- a CDS encoding alpha/beta hydrolase, with translation MKTEIINIWPHGEAPGASDSRVSPQIVDLAKEYEPYDRAASGVRNPELAFWYPEESNGVTLLVAPGGGFEKIMIDKEGSALAMFFTAMGYTLAVMTYRFPQDGHHEAADAPLSDAQRAVRVLRHRAARGLNGKRIVMMGFSAGGYVAASVGTRFTEKLYPVQDIADSLTARPDALVLMYPVISMREGLAHQGCRQHLLGEHPTQREIDAYSMETRVTEQTPQTLLIHAVNDESVPINNSMVMFSALREHKVSSELHFYEKGGHGFGIRNVADLPLASWPMLVNEWLRARIW, from the coding sequence ATGAAAACCGAAATTATTAATATCTGGCCTCACGGCGAGGCTCCCGGTGCCAGCGATTCCAGGGTCAGCCCACAAATTGTCGATTTAGCGAAAGAGTACGAACCTTACGATCGTGCCGCCAGCGGCGTGCGCAATCCTGAGCTGGCCTTCTGGTATCCGGAAGAATCCAACGGCGTGACCCTGCTGGTCGCACCCGGTGGCGGCTTCGAAAAAATCATGATCGACAAAGAAGGCAGCGCGCTGGCGATGTTCTTTACCGCGATGGGCTATACGCTGGCGGTGATGACCTACCGTTTCCCGCAGGATGGTCACCATGAAGCGGCTGACGCGCCCTTATCGGATGCGCAGCGTGCGGTGCGCGTGCTGCGGCACCGTGCCGCCCGTGGGCTGAACGGCAAGCGTATTGTGATGATGGGCTTCTCGGCCGGTGGCTATGTGGCCGCCAGCGTCGGTACGCGCTTCACTGAGAAACTCTATCCGGTGCAGGATATTGCCGACTCGCTGACCGCCCGTCCGGATGCACTGGTGCTGATGTACCCGGTGATCAGTATGCGTGAAGGGCTGGCGCATCAGGGTTGTCGCCAGCATCTGCTGGGTGAGCATCCGACGCAGCGGGAAATTGACGCGTACTCGATGGAAACGCGCGTGACTGAGCAGACGCCACAAACCTTGCTGATCCATGCGGTGAATGATGAGTCGGTGCCAATCAATAACAGCATGGTGATGTTCAGCGCGCTGCGGGAACACAAGGTCTCCAGCGAGCTGCACTTCTACGAGAAAGGCGGGCACGGCTTTGGCATTCGCAACGTCGCCGATCTGCCGCTGGCCAGCTGGCCGATGCTGGTTAATGAATGGCTGCGCGCACGGATCTGGTAG
- a CDS encoding M16 family metallopeptidase, with protein sequence MQGTRIRLLVGGILLAAVSSTVQAETLQPDPAWQQGKLDNGFTWQVLTTPQRPSDRVEVRLLVNTGSLVENTQQAGYSHLLPRLALVHNAKLDPAQQRSLWQQSIDPDRPQPPAITSYDFTLYTLSLPNNRPEVVKEAMNWLAATVGDMTINEQTVNTALAADDPIATWPANPQDVWWRYRLKGSTLLGHDPGTPANAPIDPVKLNDFYKQWYTPDAMTLMVVGNVDSRSLAEQINKTFSPLKGKRDTPSPMPTLSPLPPQPINLVNNNLTQDRLSLVWDSPWQPIRDSQNLQHYWQSDLAREALFWHVQHVLSDSKAQKVQVGFDCRVLYQRAQCAINLDADNATLQSNLNLVAREMVNIRDNGLPQEEFDALMAQKTAELNKLFATYARTDTDVLMSQRLRSQQNAVVDIAPEQYQKLRQSFLSGLTLQMMNQELRQQLSQDLTMMLMQPQGEPETNVQQLEESWKKIMAPAPEAAAAAVDETKPEVSDIPSSQN encoded by the coding sequence ATGCAGGGCACCAGAATTCGTCTTTTGGTTGGTGGAATATTGCTGGCCGCGGTCAGCAGTACTGTGCAGGCTGAAACACTCCAACCCGATCCCGCCTGGCAGCAGGGAAAACTCGACAACGGGTTCACCTGGCAGGTTTTAACGACTCCGCAGCGTCCCAGCGACCGCGTTGAAGTCCGCTTACTGGTTAATACCGGCTCTCTGGTGGAGAATACCCAGCAGGCCGGTTACAGCCACCTTTTACCGCGTCTGGCCTTAGTGCATAACGCGAAGCTCGACCCTGCGCAGCAGCGCTCGCTGTGGCAGCAAAGTATCGATCCCGATCGCCCGCAACCGCCTGCGATCACCTCTTATGACTTCACGCTCTACACCCTCAGTCTGCCGAACAACCGGCCGGAAGTGGTGAAAGAAGCGATGAACTGGCTGGCGGCGACCGTCGGCGATATGACCATCAATGAACAGACGGTGAACACCGCGCTGGCTGCTGACGATCCGATCGCCACCTGGCCTGCCAATCCGCAGGATGTCTGGTGGCGTTACCGGCTGAAGGGCTCCACGTTGCTGGGCCACGATCCGGGCACGCCCGCTAATGCGCCGATCGACCCGGTCAAGCTGAACGACTTCTACAAGCAGTGGTACACGCCGGATGCGATGACGCTGATGGTGGTGGGCAACGTCGACAGCCGCAGCCTGGCCGAGCAGATCAACAAAACCTTCTCGCCGCTGAAGGGCAAGCGTGATACGCCGTCGCCGATGCCAACGCTGTCGCCACTGCCGCCGCAGCCGATTAACCTGGTTAACAATAATCTGACCCAGGATCGTCTGTCGCTGGTGTGGGATTCGCCGTGGCAGCCGATCAGGGATTCGCAGAATTTGCAGCATTACTGGCAGAGCGATCTGGCCCGTGAAGCGTTGTTCTGGCACGTGCAGCATGTGCTGAGCGACAGTAAGGCGCAGAAGGTGCAGGTGGGCTTTGACTGCCGCGTGCTGTACCAGCGCGCGCAGTGCGCCATCAATCTGGATGCGGATAACGCCACCCTGCAAAGCAACCTGAATCTGGTTGCGCGGGAGATGGTAAACATCCGCGATAACGGCCTGCCGCAGGAAGAGTTTGACGCGTTGATGGCGCAGAAAACCGCCGAGCTGAACAAGCTGTTTGCCACCTACGCCCGCACTGATACCGATGTGCTGATGAGCCAGCGTTTGCGCTCGCAGCAGAATGCGGTAGTGGATATCGCGCCGGAACAGTATCAGAAACTGCGCCAGAGCTTCCTGTCGGGCCTGACCTTGCAGATGATGAACCAGGAGCTGCGCCAGCAGCTGTCACAGGATCTGACCATGATGCTGATGCAGCCGCAGGGCGAGCCGGAAACCAACGTTCAGCAGCTGGAAGAGAGCTGGAAGAAAATCATGGCACCGGCCCCGGAAGCGGCGGCCGCAGCGGTGGATGAAACCAAGCCGGAAGTCTCTGATATCCCGTCTTCGCAGAACTGA
- a CDS encoding dicarboxylate/amino acid:cation symporter: protein MKTSLFKSLYFQVITAIVIGVLLGHFYPELGAQMKPLGDAFVKLIKMIIAPVIFCTVVTGIAGMESMKAVGRTGAVALLYFEVVSTIALIIGLVVVNVLQPGVGMNIDPATLDAKAVAMYAQQAEQQGVVAFLLDIIPNSVIGAFASGNILQVLLFAIMFGFALHRMGDKGTLVFNFIESFSRVIFGIINMIMRLAPIGAFGAMAFTIGKYGVGSLVQLGQLIICFYITCLLFVVVVLGTIARVVGFNIFKFIAYIKEELLIVLGTSSSESALPRMLDKMEKLGCKKSVVGLVIPTGYSFNLDGTSIYLTMAAVFIAQATNAHMDIWHQITLLVVLLLSSKGAAGVTGSGFIVLAATLSAVGHLPVAGLALILGIDRFMSEARALTNLVGNGVATVVVAKWVDQLDEQQLKDTLDGKNKAKKLPENAA from the coding sequence ATGAAAACTTCCCTGTTTAAAAGCCTCTATTTCCAGGTGATTACCGCCATCGTCATCGGCGTGCTGTTAGGGCATTTCTACCCCGAGTTGGGTGCCCAGATGAAGCCGCTCGGTGATGCCTTTGTGAAGCTGATCAAGATGATCATCGCACCGGTTATTTTCTGTACCGTGGTCACCGGGATCGCCGGGATGGAAAGCATGAAAGCGGTCGGCCGTACCGGTGCCGTCGCGCTGCTCTATTTTGAAGTGGTCAGCACCATCGCCCTGATTATTGGCCTGGTGGTGGTCAACGTGTTGCAGCCTGGCGTTGGTATGAATATCGACCCGGCCACGCTGGATGCCAAAGCGGTGGCGATGTATGCCCAGCAGGCCGAGCAGCAGGGCGTGGTGGCGTTCCTGTTAGATATCATTCCTAACAGCGTGATTGGCGCCTTTGCCAGCGGCAACATTCTGCAGGTACTGCTGTTCGCCATCATGTTCGGTTTTGCCCTGCACCGCATGGGCGACAAAGGCACGCTGGTATTCAACTTTATCGAAAGTTTCTCCCGCGTGATTTTCGGCATCATCAATATGATCATGCGTCTGGCACCGATTGGCGCGTTCGGGGCGATGGCCTTTACCATTGGTAAATACGGCGTCGGTTCGCTGGTGCAGTTAGGTCAGTTGATTATCTGCTTCTATATTACCTGCCTGCTGTTTGTGGTGGTGGTGCTGGGTACCATTGCCCGCGTGGTCGGCTTCAACATCTTCAAATTTATCGCCTACATCAAAGAAGAGCTGCTGATCGTGCTGGGGACCTCGTCCTCAGAATCCGCGCTGCCGCGCATGCTCGATAAGATGGAAAAGCTGGGCTGTAAGAAGTCGGTGGTCGGGCTGGTGATCCCAACTGGCTACTCGTTTAACCTCGACGGCACCTCGATTTACCTGACCATGGCAGCGGTGTTTATCGCCCAGGCCACCAATGCGCATATGGATATCTGGCATCAAATCACGCTGCTGGTGGTGCTGCTGCTCTCCTCGAAAGGGGCGGCGGGCGTTACCGGCAGCGGATTTATCGTGCTGGCGGCCACGCTCTCGGCGGTCGGCCATTTGCCGGTGGCCGGTCTGGCGCTGATCCTCGGTATCGACCGCTTTATGTCTGAAGCCCGTGCGTTAACTAACCTGGTCGGCAACGGCGTGGCGACCGTGGTGGTGGCAAAATGGGTCGATCAGCTGGACGAGCAACAGTTGAAAGACACGCTGGACGGCAAAAATAAGGCGAAAAAACTGCCCGAAAACGCCGCATAA